The Mesorhizobium loti genome includes a region encoding these proteins:
- a CDS encoding GNAT family N-acetyltransferase: MSENLADWQPRPRPERKVLDGRTVRLEPLSAEKHGDGLYEASAVADGDTRFRWLFDTVPETRADLQPWLEKSAASEDPLFFAVVDKASGKIAGRQTLMRIDPAYGVIEIGNIYWGPLISRKPAATEAQFLFMKYIFDELGYRRYEWKCNNRNEPSKRAAERFGFKFEGIFRQHLIVKGENRDTAWYSIIDKEWPALSKAYEAWLDPANFDGDGQQKRRLEDCRAEFGA; the protein is encoded by the coding sequence GTGTCGGAAAATCTTGCGGATTGGCAGCCACGCCCGCGTCCGGAACGCAAAGTTCTGGACGGGCGCACTGTGCGGCTTGAGCCGTTGAGTGCTGAAAAGCACGGTGATGGCCTGTATGAGGCATCGGCCGTCGCCGATGGCGATACGCGGTTTCGCTGGCTTTTCGACACCGTGCCGGAGACCCGCGCCGATCTACAGCCATGGCTGGAAAAATCGGCCGCGAGCGAAGATCCGCTGTTCTTCGCGGTTGTCGACAAGGCCAGCGGCAAGATCGCAGGACGCCAGACGCTGATGCGCATCGACCCTGCCTATGGCGTCATCGAGATCGGCAACATCTATTGGGGACCGCTCATCTCGCGCAAGCCAGCGGCGACGGAAGCGCAGTTCCTGTTCATGAAGTACATCTTCGACGAACTTGGCTATCGCCGCTACGAATGGAAGTGCAACAACCGCAACGAGCCATCGAAGCGGGCGGCCGAACGGTTCGGCTTCAAGTTCGAGGGCATTTTCCGCCAGCATCTCATCGTCAAGGGTGAAAACCGCGATACCGCGTGGTATTCGATCATCGACAAGGAGTGGCCGGCCTTAAGCAAAGCCTATGAGGCGTGGCTCGATCCGGCCAATTTCGATGGCGACGGCCAACAGAAGCGACGGCTCGAGGATTGTCGCGCGGAATTCGGCGCGTAG
- a CDS encoding cation transporter, protein MAHTHDHSGHDHTGHDHGPGHVHGSTDKKRVLIAACLTGGFMVAEALGGILTGSLALLADAGHMLADSIALGLAWYAFHLAGRPATGRLTYGFGRVKTLVAYTNGIAIFVIALWIVYEAWGRLQAPAPVLGGPMLAVAILGLLVNIGSFFVLHGGDRESLNMRGAILHVLGDLLGSAAAIVAALVILATGWTPIDPILSVLVSLLILYTAWSLMREAAHVLLEGVPPSLDRDLIARDIAATVVGVREVHHMHVWSLDGTSNMATLHACLDEGVDAHQAVSAIKKRLASEHAISHATVEPEFGQCADDGDDHEHDHDHEHDHEHGHEHDAAAHHDHHH, encoded by the coding sequence TTGGCACATACCCACGATCACAGCGGGCACGATCACACGGGGCACGATCATGGGCCCGGCCATGTGCATGGTTCGACCGACAAGAAGCGCGTGCTGATCGCGGCCTGCCTGACCGGCGGCTTCATGGTCGCCGAGGCGCTTGGCGGCATCCTCACCGGGTCGCTGGCGCTGCTGGCCGATGCCGGCCACATGCTCGCCGATTCGATCGCGCTCGGCCTTGCCTGGTATGCGTTTCATCTTGCGGGGCGACCGGCGACGGGTCGTCTCACCTACGGCTTCGGCCGGGTCAAGACGCTGGTGGCCTATACCAACGGCATTGCCATCTTCGTCATCGCGCTGTGGATCGTCTACGAAGCCTGGGGGCGCCTGCAGGCGCCGGCTCCGGTGCTTGGCGGACCGATGCTGGCGGTGGCGATCCTCGGTCTGCTTGTCAACATCGGCTCGTTCTTCGTGCTGCATGGCGGCGACCGCGAGAGCCTGAACATGCGCGGCGCCATCCTGCATGTGCTCGGCGACCTGCTCGGCTCGGCCGCGGCGATCGTTGCGGCGCTGGTCATCCTGGCGACCGGCTGGACGCCGATCGACCCGATCCTGTCGGTCCTGGTCTCGCTGCTGATCCTGTACACGGCGTGGTCGCTGATGCGTGAAGCCGCCCATGTCCTGCTCGAGGGCGTGCCGCCAAGCCTCGACCGCGATCTGATCGCCAGGGACATCGCGGCGACGGTCGTGGGGGTACGCGAAGTGCATCACATGCATGTCTGGTCGCTCGACGGGACCAGCAACATGGCGACGCTGCATGCCTGCCTCGACGAGGGCGTCGATGCGCACCAGGCGGTCAGCGCCATCAAGAAGCGGCTTGCCAGCGAGCACGCCATCAGCCATGCCACCGTGGAACCAGAATTCGGACAGTGCGCCGACGATGGCGATGATCACGAGCACGATCACGATCACGAGCACGACCATGAGCACGGGCACGAGCATGACGCGGCCGCGCATCACGACCACCATCATTAG